The Thermoproteales archaeon sequence CATATATCGCTTTAAGCCATGCTCTGAAGGGAGAAATTTCGTGAACAAAAAAGCCGCTAACGGGTAATGGCCAAGAATCTGCTACTATTTCTTTTAACTCGAGCTTTATTAAAGGTCTTACTGGACCACGTGGATTGTAGAATTTTTCGACTATTTCTTCGAGCCTTTGCCATTCGCTTCTACTATAGGCATCTCTTAGATCTACTATCTTAACAGTTTCTAGGACGTTACCTATTTCATTTATGCTCCAAATCAACCTAACTTCTCCTAGAGCTTTATTCTCAAATAAGGATTTTAGAACATCGCCTACTCCTGAAAGGTCGGCTCCGAAAAGGATGATAGTATCTATTTGAGGATTTGAAGCTAAGGTATGTAAAAGGTAATTGATTCCGTAAGTCGAATATAGGGTCCCTGCTACGTTTACCTTGTTTTTATTTTTTAATTTCTGAATTATAGACTCCTTTTTAGTCCATAGAGTAGCTATGGCAATGTTCGATTTCTTATTGATGAACACTATATCTTTTGTAACCACACTAAAAATGTTATAATCCAAATTAAAACAGTCTATAAGCTTTTTAACTGGTATTATCCATGCATAACTGCAGTAATTACTCTATACATATAGAAAAAATGGAATTGACTAATTAACGCAGTATTAAGTTTGCCAAAATTATTTTAAACTGTCTTTGTTTATTATGCGAATAACTACGTTTTTGAACGGCAAAATTTATTCTTTAATTACACACTTTGTACTTAGGTGCAATTAATGGAAGAGGAGATTTGGACGTGGGAAAACTGTGGAGAAAAAATAAAATCGCTGAGTGGACGTCTAGGTTTTCCAGAAGCGCCATATCTAAAGTTTTTAAAATTGAGATTATCGCTCGAAGATGGAAGTATACACGATGAATTGCGTAATAAGCCTTTTAAAAAAGTCGAACCGATCTACTGTATACTAACTGGTTACGCTAACGCAAAGCATATTCCGGAGAAAGGAGAGCTTATTTCCTTTAGTAAACTACCAGGCGGCGGGCCTTATAAAAGTGTTTTTATCGAAAGAGTTGCGAAACCAGTTGAATCATTTTTCGGTTCTAACCCTGACATGCTATACGAAATAACTAAAATTTTTAACTGTTCTCGTCTAGATTATGGAGACTGTTCTGTGAAAATATATTCTCTACCTTTGGTTCCTATAGTTTACATTCTCTGGGGCGAGACAAGCGAATTTCCAGCATCTGCAAATGTGCTCTTCGACGCGACTATCACTAATTATTTAACTACCGAGCAGGTGGTATTGCTTAGCGAGCTGACTACCCGAAGGATGATACATGCATACAGGATATTAAGAGAGAAAAATTAGCTTTTGCCATTTTCAGGTCTGCCTTTCCTCCTCCTTGAATATAAGATTATGGCAAATTCGCCGATTGCGACAAGCA is a genomic window containing:
- a CDS encoding DUF3786 domain-containing protein encodes the protein MEEEIWTWENCGEKIKSLSGRLGFPEAPYLKFLKLRLSLEDGSIHDELRNKPFKKVEPIYCILTGYANAKHIPEKGELISFSKLPGGGPYKSVFIERVAKPVESFFGSNPDMLYEITKIFNCSRLDYGDCSVKIYSLPLVPIVYILWGETSEFPASANVLFDATITNYLTTEQVVLLSELTTRRMIHAYRILREKN